A genome region from Pyrenophora tritici-repentis strain M4 chromosome 9, whole genome shotgun sequence includes the following:
- a CDS encoding PTP2, Protein tyrosine phosphatase, with translation MNGVAKTPSHVVSQKPKEPSTPSPNYFGLAVSNTDHFSSSAAQHIRGNWSPPTSNVRSTAAASPRIIPVEQNPEFEQFRKQSENNRAFALGSFDFASPGLKASSKSPFFANMEPRLSPSSQSMPPPDRCSDKSDSSDEQGLACKPRSPKRMLSTENGVFPDRPRRNSPASFEGTGRSDALAQFAEPRVPRPSLPSKKSHLHHLSISNQRAETLPAHFEEQTNTSGPTMVTAQHIVNILQSSIEEVLLLDLRVSTQYAKARITGALSLCIPTTLLKRPSFNVQKLAETFKEDEQRDKFERWRSSKHIIVYDANSSQMKDATTCINTLKKFTNEGWSGGTFIIRGGFQEFAEKFPAWVTHPSSASPTSGTAALSLNSDLPSVAPVIGGCPMPATQNAANPFFGNIRQNMDLIGGVGQMPVKLPAGMTQSVEDDLPRWLQTASEEQDKGKTVAERFLQIEKREQKRMQKALSGEVVYDAPVTSGGTAQHIQIAGIEKGSKNRYNNIWPYEHTRVKLEGVAEGSCDYVNANHVQAAYSNKRYIATQGPIPATFKDFWNVVWQQDVRVIVMLTAEQEGGQVKAHNYWSEKQYGHLHLNKLGERRASLEPSKIYRHREQSRPTMGQRRSTNPPRLANFTKEASTGPPNQEQPYVVVRKFTLSNDEEPFARMREITQLQYSHWPDFGAPAHPTHLLGLIEQTDAVVRSVNGGSPSQPDPPNSRPIIVHCSAGCGRTGTFCTVDSVLDMLKRQRQARHARQTTPMDTDSNDQLSKNERDENSWVNNEDIDLIAKTVEDFRLQRLSMVQSLRQFVLCYESVMEWLVEQHPKSA, from the exons ATGAACGGCGTCGCAAAGACACCTAGCCATGTCGTCTCGCAGAAGCCAAAGGAGCCCTCGACACCATCGCCCAACTACTTTGGCCTGGCCGTCAGCAATACCGACCACTTCTCCTCCAGTGCTGCCCAGCACATTCGTGGCAACTGGAGCCCGCCTACGTCCAATGTGCGCTCTACAGCCGCCGCATCGCCTAGGATAATACCTGTGGAGCAAAACCCTGAATTTGAGCAATTTAGGAAACAATCGGAAAACAACCGGGCTTTCGCCCTGGGCAGTTTCGACTTTGCCTCGCCGGGTCTCAAGGCTTCCTCCAAAAGCCCTTTCTTCGCCAACATGGAGCCCAGATTATCGCCCTCCTCACAATCAATGCCACCGCCGGACAGATGCAGCGACAAGAGTGACTCGAGCGATGAACAAGGACTGGCATGCAAGCCACGTTCGCCTAAACGCATGCTGTCGACCGAAAACGGCGTCTTTCCTGACCGACCACGACGCAATTCACCAGCAAGTTTTGAAGGAACCGGACGCTCAGATGCGCTTGCACAGTTCGCTGAGCCTCGCGTTCCACGCCCATCATTGCCCTCGAAAAAGTCTCATCTACATCACTTGTCCATTTCAAATCAACGTGCTGAGACACTTCCCGCACACTTTGAGGAACAGACCAACACAAGCGGCCCCACCATGGTTACTGCCCAGCACATTGTCAATATATTACAGTCTTCAATCGAAGAGGTCCTTCTCCTCGATCTCCGCGTCTCAACACAGTATGCCAAAGCCCGCATAACAGGCGCATTGAGTCTCTGCATCCCCACGACGCTGCTCAAAAGACCGTCTTTCAATGTCCAGAAACTGGCCGAAACGTTCAAAGAGGACGAACAAAGGGACAAGTTTGAACGATGGAGGAGCAGCAAACACATCATAGTATATGACGCCAACTCGTCGCAGATGAAGGACGCTACAACTTGCATCAACACTTTGAAAAAGTTCACAAACGAGGGTTGGTCAGGTGGTACCTTTATAATCCGCGGAGGCTTCCAAGAGTTTGCTGAAAAGTTCCCTGCCTGGGTCACACACCCAAGCTCGGCAAGCCCAACGTCCGGTACTGCTGCTCTGAGCCTCAACTCCGACCTGCCTTCTGTTGCCCCAGTCATTGGCGGTTGCCCTATGCCCGCAACGCAAAACGCCGCCAATCCCTTCTTCGGTAATATCCGTCAAAACATGGATCTCATTGGTGGTGTTGGTCAAATGCCCGTCAAGCTACCAGCAGGTATGACCCAATCGGTCGAAGACGATCTCCCCCGATGGCTTCAGACAGCATCCGAGGAGCAGGACAAGGGCAAGACTGTCGCCGAACGCTTTTTGCAGATTGAAAAACGCGAACAAAAGCGCATGCAAAAAGCCTTGTCTGGTGAAGTCGTCTACGACGCTCCAGTGACTTCTGGGGGCACCGCCCAACACATCCAGATTGCAGGTATCGAAAAGGGTTCAAAGAACCGCTACAACAACATCTGGCCCTACGAGCACACACGTGTCAAGCTTGAGGGAGTTGCCGAGGGCAGCTGTGACTATGTCAATGCCAACCACGTCCAGGCCGCTTATTCAAACAAGCGTTACATTGCAACGCAGGGACCAATACCGGCTACCTTCAAG GACTTCTGGAACGTTGTTTGGCAACAAGATGTCCGCGTCATCGTCATGCTCACCGCTGAGCAAGAAGGTGGACAGGTCAAGGCGCACAACTACTGGTCGGAGAAGCAATATGGGCACCTGCACCTTAACAAGCTTGGCGAGCGCCGCGCCTCTCTGGAACCGTCGAAGATTTACCGCCACAGGGAGCAGTCAAGGCCTACCATGGGCCAGCGCAGGTCCACTAACCCACCAAGACTTGCCAATTTCACAAAGGAGGCATCTACCGGCCCCCCGAACCAGGAGCAGCCCTACGTTGTTGTGCGCAAGTTTACGCTCTCCAACGACGAGGAACCTTTTGCAAGGATGCGCGAAATCACCCAACTCCAATACTCGCACTGGCCTGATTTTGGTGCGCCAGCGCATCCCACCCACCTGCTCGGTTTGATCGAGCAGACTGATGCCGTTGTTCGTTCTGTCAACGGCGGCTCACCCTCGCAGCCTGACCCACCCAACAGCCGCCCGATCATAGTGCACTGCTCTGCTGGATGTGGACGTACCGGTACATTCTGTACAGTAGACTCTGTTTTGGACATGCTCAAGCGACAACGCCAAGCTCGCCATGCTCGGCAGACGACTCCAATGGACACGGATTCCAACGACCAGCTATCCAAGAACGAACGAGACGAAAACAGCTGGGTGAACAATGAAGACATTGACCTAATTGCCAAGACGGTTGAAGACTTCCGTCTCCAGCGTTTAAGCATGGTGCAAAGTCTGCGTCAATTTGTTCTTTGCTACGAGAGTGTCATGGAGTGGTTGGTTGAGCAGCACCCCAAGTCTGCCTAG
- a CDS encoding SMC-Nse1 multi-domain protein — protein sequence MSRRESSFVRQPEDESYTWIHRAFLQAFQTHGILTLDEIKPILANIVTASNPNRPWTAADITLPFLTSTLQTINAKLLPLDYEIRWAKDQTPKPILHYALVNNASDPLTQQATRFSPTEIAYIRRLLDFMFDTNNTPIREVMAVSQVQAANLARPPRRPRQSAATVAEEGGEDQITPDAGLSMQEAEDILHRLVTSSFFSKSQKGYYTLAPRSLIELRSYLKETYNDEDTQL from the exons ATGTCACGCAGAGAATCTTCATTCGTGCGCCAACCTGAAGATGAATCCTACACATGGATCCACCGCGCATTCCTCCAAGCCTTCCAAACCCACGGCATCCTCACCCTAGACGAAATAAAGCCAATCCTCGCAAACATAGTAACAGCCTCCA ACCCCAACCGCCCCTGGACAGCAGCCGACATAACCCTCCCCTTCCTAACCTCGACCCTCCAAACAATAAACGCCAAGCTCCTCCCCCTCGACTACGAAATCCGGTGGGCCAAAGACCAAACCCCCAAACCAATCCTGCACTACGCCCTCGTCAACAACGCCAGCGACCCCCTAACCCAACAAGCCACGCGCTTCTCCCCCACGGAAATAGCATACATACGCCGTCTTTTGGATTTCATGTTCGACACGAATAACACGCCTATCCGTGAAGTCATGGCTGTATCGCAAGTTCAAGCTGCGAACCTCGCGCGTCCACCGCGGAGGCCCCGGCAGAGCGCCGCTACAGTCGCAGAAGAAGGGGGAGAAGACCAAATAACCCCCGATGCAGGTCTTTCGATGCAAGAGGCAGAAGATATTCTCCACCGTCTTGTCACGAGCTCTTTCTTTTCGAAGTCGCAAAAAGGGTATTATACACTGGCCCCCCGCTCCCTGATCGAACTACGCTCCTACCTCAAGGAAACGTACAACGATGAAGATACGCAGC TGTAA
- a CDS encoding AroG, 3-deoxy-D-arabino-heptulosonate 7-phosphate (DAHP) synthase gives MAPSADPPAQMSANDSPSDDVRVLGYDPLIPPQLLASEIPIPAHAEKTVLQGRKDAASIITQKDDRLLVMVGPCSLHDPEQALEYCQRLKALADKLQDNLCIIMRAYLEKPRTTVGWKGLINDPDIDESFKINKGLRVSRKLFVDLTSAGMPIASEMLDTISPQFLADLISLGAIGARTTESQLHRELASGLSFPIGFKNGTDGGLTVAVDAIGAAAAKHHFLGVTKQGLAAITRTAGNEHCFVILRGGTKGTNYDKDSIKAAREALKKKGLPEVMMVDCSHGNSNKNHRNQPLVAKDIADQIRNGETGIVGVMIESNINEGNQKVPPEGPSGLKKGVSITDACIDWETTVDTLENLSAAVAERRANKASNGA, from the exons ATGGCCCCCTCAGCAGACCCTCCGGCTCAAATGTCTGCCAACGACTCCCCCAGTGACGACGTGCGCG TCCTGGGCTACGACCCTTTGATCCCACCGCAACTCCTCGCATCCGAGATTCCCATTCCCGCACACGCCGAAAAGACGGTTCTGCAAGGCCGCAAGGACGCGGCCAGCATCATCACGCAAAAAGATGACCGTCTCCTCGTCATGGTCGGCCCTTGCTCGCTGCACGACCCAGAGCAAGCGCTCGAGTACTGCCAGCGCCTCAAGGCCCTCGCCGACAAGCTGCAAGACAACCTCTGCATCATTATGCGTGCCTACCTAGAGAAGCCGCGCACAACCGTCGGCTGGAAGGGTCTCATCAACGACCCGGACATTGACGAGAGCTTCAAGATCAACAAGGGTCTAAGGGTATCCCGCAAGTTGTTTGTAGACCTTACATCGGCTGGTATGCCTATTGCCTCTGAGATGCTCGATACAATCTCCCCGCAATTCCTCGCGGACCTCATCTCGCTCGGCGCTATTGGCGCACGCACAACAGAGTCGCAACTGCATCGTGAACTTGCGTCCGGTCTCTCTTTCCCCATTGGTTTCAAGAACGGGACCGACGGTGGTCTGACAGTCGCCGTCGATGCGATTGGCGCTGCGGCTGCAAAGCACCATTTTCTCGGTGTCACCAAGCAGGGCCTCGCCGCCATCACCCGAACAGCAGGTAACGAGCACTGCTTTGTCATTCTGCGCGGAGGAACAAAGGGCACAAACTACGACAAGGACAGTATCAAGGCGGCACGCGAGGCGTTGAAGAAGAAGGGTCTTCCGGAGGTTATGATGGTGGATTGCTCGCACG GCAACTCCAACAAAAACCACCGCAACCAACCTCTCGTCGCAAAAGACATTGCCGACCAGATCCGCAACGGCGAAACCGGCATCGTCGGCGTCATGATCGAGTCAAACATCAACGAGGGAAACCAAAAGGTGCCACCAGAGGGCCCCAGCGGCCTCAAGAAGGGCGTCTCCATCACCGATGCTTGCATCGACTGGGAGACGACTGTTGACACGCTTGAGAACCTTTCCGCGGCTGTAGCAGAGAGGAGGGCGAACAAGGCGTCTAATGGTGCGTAG
- a CDS encoding GOT1, Membrane protein involved in Golgi transport — protein sequence MPTMWLSDTQKIGVAFCSGGGLFLMGGVMMFFDRAMLAMGNILFLIGLTLIIGTTKTVAFFARKQKWKGTLAFVAGISLILMRWAFIGFVIELYGILVLFGDFLATIAGFVSNVPVVGPYIAKALETISGARRNADMPV from the exons ATGCCGACAATGTGGCTTTCAGATACCCAGA AGATTGGGGTCGCCTTCTGCTCAGGGG GCGGACTCTTTCTCATGGGCGGTGTCATGATGTTTTTTGATCGTGCAAT GCTCGCAATGGGAAAT ATACTCTTCCTAATCGGCCTCACGCTCATCATCGGCACCACAAAGACTGTCGCCTTCTTCGCCCGCAAACAGAAATGGAAGGGCACGCTTGCCTTTGTCGCGGGTATATCGCTTATCCTCATGCGCTGGGCTTTCATCGGCTTCGTAATCGAGCTGTACGGTATACTGGTGCTGTTTGGAGACTTTTTGGCGACGATTGCGGGCTTCGTTAGTAATGTGCCCGTGGTTGGGCCGTATATTGCAAAGGCGTTGGAGACGATAAGTGGGGCGAGGCGGAATGCGGATATGCCTGTATAG
- a CDS encoding CVT17, putative lipase essential for disintegration autophagic bodies inside the vacuole has protein sequence MRRRLLCSSASRVTASLVLSFLAASVIADIPVLPPLPLPSNDDSSEKDFTLRHVFHHGTYKYPELHRRLDIPEQAAVWMAQGDDSANRQPMPRLRARSEAMTIQRMRDRSKETVNGILEWGRMKGRAVQLPEEDWTLDDITGPNVTDRETVLSFARMASDAYILEPNTGQWEDVGGGFNYTEDFGWESDGLRGHIFADTKNQTIVIGLKGTSPAMFDGSETTTNDKINDNLFFSCCCGQGGQFLWRQVCDCQTSAYTCNSTCLVTALRAKNHYYYAAQDLYHNVTALYPNAEVWMAGHSLGGAVASFLALTFGHPAVTFEAVPEAMPAARLGLPVPPGHQIGSLQQRKFTGGFHFGHTADPIYMGACNSATSACTIGGYAMQSVCHTGQKCVYDTVKDFGWRLGIGTHKILEVIRDVIMKYDEPPKCEPYANCTDCFMWDYFESNGTETTTSSKPAATSTTMRSTRTRTETCKTPGWWGCLDESTTTSHPKTTVTTTETTTSCKTPGWFGCKDEVIITTTRKYTTTAAPAPTVTTTSASPTSTSSCKYPGWFGGCLDGDDPPAKTHHTPKSTPTATSTSCTSEGFFGVCYDKSKKHGQTRSQPPVTERMEM, from the coding sequence ATGCGTCGACGACTGCTTTGTTCCTCGGCATCGCGCGTCACAGCTTCCCTGGTCCTGTCGTTCCTCGCCGCCAGCGTTATAGCCGATATCCCCGTGTtgccgcctctgcctctgccGTCCAACGACGACAGTAGCGAAAAGGACTTTACTCTGCGTCATGTTTTCCACCATGGCACCTACAAGTACCCGGAGCTGCACAGACGTCTGGATATTCCAGAACAGGCAGCAGTATGGATGGCCCAAGGGGACGACTCGGCCAACCGCCAGCCTATGCCGCGCCTGCGAGCTAGGTCAGAGGCCATGACCATTCAGCGAATGAGAGACAGGAGCAAGGAAACCGTCAACGGCATACTGGAATGGGGCAGAATGAAGGGACGCGCTGTGCAGCTTCCCGAAGAAGACTGGACGCTCGACGACATCACCGGCCCCAACGTGACTGATAGGGAAACCGTCCTCAGCTTCGCGCGCATGGCCTCGGACGCCTACATCCTAGAACCGAACACTGGTCAATGGGAAGACGTTGGTGGTGGTTTCAATTACACCGAGGACTTTGGATGGGAATCAGATGGACTGCGAGGTCACATCTTCGCCGACACCAAGAACCAAACCATTGTCATCGGCCTCAAGGGTACCTCACCCGCCATGTTCGACGGCTCCGAGACGACTACCAATGATAAGATCAATGACAACCTCTTCTTCAGCTGCTGCTGCGGTCAGGGCGGTCAATTCCTCTGGCGACAAGTTTGCGACTGTCAAACCTCAGCCTACACGTGCAACTCGACGTGTCTTGTGACTGCCCTTCGCGCCAAGAATCACTACTACTACGCCGCCCAGGATCTATACCATAACGTAACTGCACTGTACCCAAATGCTGAAGTATGGATGGCGGGTCATTCGCTCGGCGGTGCTGTCGCTTCTTTCCTCGCCCTCACTTTCGGGCATCCAGCAGTCACCTTTGAGGCGGTCCCTGAAGCCATGCCGGCCGCGCGCCTTGGTCTGCCAGTGCCTCCTGGTCATCAGATTGGCTCGCTCCAGCAGCGTAAATTCACGGGCGGCTTCCACTTTGGACACACAGCAGACCCCATATACATGGGTGCGTGCAACTCAGCTACCAGCGCCTGCACCATTGGCGGCTATGCTATGCAGAGCGTCTGCCATACTGGGCAAAAGTGCGTCTATGACACAGTCAAGGACTTTGGCTGGCGTCTTGGTATCGGCACCCACAAGATTCTTGAAGTCATCCGAGATGTCATAATGAAGTACGATGAGCCTCCCAAATGCGAGCCTTATGCAAACTGCACCGACTGCTTCATGTGGGACTACTTTGAGAGCAACGGCACTGAGACGACAACGAGCTCCAAGCCTGCTGCCACATCGACGACAATGCGGTCAACTCGTACCAGGACGGAAACATGCAAGACGCCTGGTTGGTGGGGATGTCTCGACGAATCGACGACCACATCCCACCCCAAAACGACTGTTACGACGACCGAGACTACCACGAGCTGCAAAACACCTGGCTGGTTTGGGTGCAAGGATGAAGTGATAATCACCACGACGAGGAAGTACACCACAACGGCAGCCCCGGCTCCCACTGTGACTACAACTTCAGCATCTCCGACCTCGACATCGTCCTGCAAATACCCGGGTTGGTTTGGCGGCTGTCTTGATGGCGATGACCCACCTGCAAAAACTCATCACACACCCAAGTCGACACCCACCGCTACTTCTACCAGTTGCACATCGGAGGGGTTCTTCGGCGTGTGCTATGACAAGTCGAAGAAGCATGGGCAGACCAGGTCCCAGCCTCCGGTAACGGAACGGATGGAGATGTAG